From Neobacillus sp. PS2-9, the proteins below share one genomic window:
- a CDS encoding CoA transferase subunit A translates to MNKLISAMEAASMIKDGNRIMVGGFGLVGCPLTILRSLQQSGTAKLEIISNNLGEPGKGLGVLVKEKRVRKGIGSYFTSNPDVVKAYQMGELDIELLPQGTLSEAIRAGGAGIAAFYTPVGAGTEITKGKEEREIEGKKYILQPSLKADIALIKAHKADELGNLVYIKSARNFNPIMATAAKVVIAEVDQIVKKGELSPEEIVTPHLFVDYLVMKEEEIQ, encoded by the coding sequence ATGAATAAGCTAATTTCGGCAATGGAAGCAGCATCAATGATTAAAGATGGAAATAGGATCATGGTTGGAGGCTTTGGTTTAGTGGGCTGTCCATTAACCATATTGCGTTCGTTACAACAGTCAGGAACTGCAAAATTAGAAATAATTAGTAACAATCTTGGTGAGCCTGGGAAAGGGCTTGGCGTGCTTGTTAAGGAAAAAAGAGTTCGAAAAGGAATCGGTTCTTATTTTACAAGCAATCCAGATGTGGTAAAAGCCTACCAAATGGGAGAGTTAGACATTGAATTGCTCCCACAAGGAACGCTTTCAGAAGCAATTCGTGCTGGCGGGGCAGGAATTGCAGCCTTTTATACGCCAGTTGGTGCTGGTACGGAGATTACAAAAGGAAAAGAAGAGAGAGAAATTGAAGGTAAAAAATATATTCTACAGCCATCATTAAAGGCCGATATTGCCTTAATAAAAGCACATAAAGCAGATGAATTAGGAAATTTAGTATATATAAAATCAGCTAGAAACTTTAATCCTATTATGGCAACTGCGGCCAAAGTAGTGATTGCGGAGGTTGATCAAATTGTGAAGAAAGGTGAGTTATCACCCGAAGAAATCGTTACACCTCATCTCTTCGTAGATTATCTCGTTATGAAGGAGGAAGAAATCCAATGA
- a CDS encoding (2Fe-2S)-binding protein: MRIDHPLFGNKSRKTVSFSFNNEIYKGMKGDTIGVALWANGVKTLRHSEKNNEPRGMYCGIGQCYECRIYRSDIGLVKACTTLIKEGEKYYSLEE, encoded by the coding sequence ATGAGAATTGACCATCCATTGTTTGGAAACAAGTCAAGAAAGACAGTCTCCTTCTCTTTCAATAATGAAATATATAAAGGAATGAAAGGAGATACGATTGGTGTCGCCTTGTGGGCAAACGGCGTAAAAACATTGCGACATAGTGAAAAGAATAACGAGCCTAGAGGGATGTACTGTGGGATTGGCCAATGCTATGAATGTAGAATCTACCGCTCGGATATTGGATTAGTTAAGGCCTGTACAACGCTTATTAAAGAAGGAGAAAAATATTATTCATTGGAGGAATAA
- a CDS encoding FAD-dependent oxidoreductase, producing the protein MKTDVVVVGGGPAGLSAAIEMGSRGVRVVVVDDHPTPGGKLLGQLHEEGNAKIWWKGREYAEDLIRKARSANVQILSGKQVWGLEAGWKVHVSDLTKNEEALVINAECVLLATGAVEKPVPLPGWTLPGVISIGAAQVMTNVYGVLPGKKVIVAGIDILSLSIARAMKLAGADVVGIYMLPNNPFSPFSSPISQLDTLKDLIPHAPSRWIRGSGKLLKSKTGRKLAARFYPPMGIKMWGIPIYIRHSLNAIIGQTEVLSVSIAKIDVNGGLTEKVTNIKVDCVCLSGGLTPLYELAATAGCKFVHIEGLSGVVPLHNRELQTNIPNLFVAGNITGIESAKVAMAQGRLAGLSICKRLNAGAVSVAEIEKGNNHVNSVRATADIQFHPKVIEARLELEKIWKENVVFS; encoded by the coding sequence ATGAAAACTGATGTAGTGGTTGTCGGTGGGGGGCCAGCGGGATTGTCCGCTGCAATTGAAATGGGATCACGAGGTGTCAGAGTCGTAGTGGTCGATGATCATCCCACGCCAGGGGGGAAATTACTAGGTCAACTTCACGAAGAAGGAAATGCAAAGATATGGTGGAAGGGTAGGGAGTATGCAGAAGATTTAATTCGGAAGGCCCGTTCAGCTAATGTACAAATTTTATCAGGAAAGCAAGTTTGGGGATTGGAAGCTGGGTGGAAAGTACATGTTTCAGATCTCACCAAAAATGAAGAAGCCTTGGTCATCAATGCTGAATGTGTTTTGCTTGCAACAGGAGCAGTTGAAAAACCGGTCCCCCTCCCAGGTTGGACGCTCCCAGGGGTAATTTCGATTGGCGCTGCACAGGTAATGACAAATGTCTATGGAGTATTACCAGGAAAAAAAGTAATTGTGGCTGGGATAGATATTCTATCATTATCCATTGCACGTGCAATGAAACTTGCTGGTGCTGATGTAGTTGGAATCTATATGCTTCCTAATAATCCTTTTTCTCCATTTTCATCGCCAATATCACAATTAGATACATTAAAAGATCTAATCCCTCATGCTCCTTCAAGATGGATAAGAGGTAGTGGAAAACTATTAAAATCTAAAACAGGGAGAAAGTTAGCAGCACGCTTTTATCCTCCAATGGGTATTAAAATGTGGGGAATACCAATCTATATACGACATTCCTTGAATGCCATCATTGGTCAGACAGAAGTGTTGAGTGTATCTATAGCCAAGATAGATGTCAACGGCGGCCTCACTGAAAAGGTAACAAACATTAAAGTTGATTGTGTTTGTTTATCTGGTGGATTAACACCCCTTTATGAATTGGCAGCCACAGCTGGATGCAAATTTGTTCATATAGAAGGGTTATCAGGTGTAGTGCCACTCCATAATAGGGAACTACAAACGAATATACCCAATCTGTTTGTAGCTGGAAATATTACTGGAATTGAAAGTGCTAAAGTGGCTATGGCACAAGGCAGACTGGCTGGATTGTCAATTTGTAAACGATTAAATGCAGGGGCTGTCAGTGTGGCGGAAATAGAAAAAGGTAATAATCATGTTAATAGTGTAAGAGCTACTGCAGATATTCAATTTCATCCCAAAGTTATAGAAGCAAGATTGGAATTAGAAAAAATATGGAAGGAAAATGTAGTATTTTCTTAA
- a CDS encoding nuclear transport factor 2 family protein produces the protein MTIEQVVQQQIEYYNKQDIEGFASTYADDIRVYTFPDNTITLSGKQELIERYTETFKKKNFADIKNRSIVGNKVIDWEIATSGLTGESTSLMAIYEVENNLISKVWFIRE, from the coding sequence ATGACGATTGAACAGGTTGTTCAACAACAAATTGAATACTACAACAAACAGGATATTGAAGGTTTTGCCAGTACATATGCAGATGATATTAGGGTTTACACATTTCCGGATAACACCATAACCTTAAGTGGAAAACAAGAATTGATTGAAAGGTATACAGAAACATTCAAAAAGAAGAATTTTGCGGACATAAAAAATCGTTCCATTGTCGGCAACAAAGTAATAGATTGGGAAATTGCAACGAGCGGGCTTACTGGAGAAAGTACAAGCTTAATGGCCATTTATGAAGTAGAGAACAATTTAATATCAAAGGTTTGGTTTATACGAGAGTAG
- the sleB gene encoding spore cortex-lytic enzyme produces MGDQSKVVQSFSNQVLQQGAVGEDVIELQTRLTYNGFYKSKIDGVFGWDTYWAVRNFQDKFGLPVDGVVGAKTKEMLVRATKYEKKGNSVNSSNVPNGYSQNDIQLMANAVYGESRGEPYEGQVAVAAVILNRVQSISFPNTVAGVIYEPRAFTAVADGQINLTPNETAKKAVLDAINGWDPSGGALYYFNPATATSSWIWSRPQIKKIGKHIFCK; encoded by the coding sequence ATGGGAGACCAAAGTAAAGTAGTACAATCATTTTCAAATCAAGTCCTACAGCAAGGGGCTGTTGGGGAAGACGTAATTGAATTGCAAACACGACTTACATATAATGGTTTTTACAAAAGTAAGATAGATGGTGTGTTTGGTTGGGATACCTACTGGGCGGTTAGGAATTTTCAGGACAAATTTGGACTCCCTGTTGATGGAGTTGTAGGCGCCAAAACGAAAGAAATGCTGGTGAGAGCGACAAAATATGAAAAGAAAGGAAATTCTGTTAATAGCTCAAATGTTCCAAACGGCTATTCCCAAAATGACATACAGTTGATGGCAAACGCTGTTTACGGAGAATCACGTGGAGAACCATATGAGGGCCAAGTAGCTGTAGCTGCCGTTATCCTTAATAGGGTCCAAAGTATATCTTTCCCTAATACCGTCGCAGGAGTCATCTATGAACCTAGAGCCTTCACGGCTGTTGCGGATGGACAAATAAATTTAACACCAAATGAAACAGCAAAAAAAGCAGTTCTTGATGCCATAAATGGATGGGATCCTAGTGGTGGAGCTCTATATTATTTTAACCCCGCTACTGCGACGAGCAGTTGGATCTGGAGTCGACCCCAGATCAAAAAAATTGGGAAACACATATTTTGCAAATAA
- a CDS encoding 3-oxoacid CoA-transferase subunit B codes for MSEKHVIAKRAGLALEDGDIVNLGIGIPTLVADFVPEGIKVYLHSENGILGVGSTPQADEVDKNLVNAGKLPVTIEEGASFFDSASSFAMIRGGHVDVSILGVLQVDEKGRVANWAVPGKSVLGVGGAMDLLEGSRKVIVTTLHTTKEGESKIVKELQYPITSLRKVDLIITELAVFEVDEEGLVLIEVLPGQTIESVKAKTDARFMIALSCRESLENERRVKQ; via the coding sequence ATGAGTGAAAAACATGTCATTGCAAAAAGGGCAGGTCTAGCTTTAGAAGATGGTGATATTGTCAATCTTGGCATTGGTATACCGACATTGGTTGCCGATTTTGTTCCCGAGGGAATTAAAGTCTACCTCCACTCAGAAAATGGAATTCTAGGTGTAGGATCCACCCCTCAAGCCGATGAAGTAGATAAGAACTTGGTGAATGCCGGTAAGCTTCCCGTTACGATTGAAGAAGGAGCTTCCTTCTTTGATAGTGCCTCTTCATTTGCGATGATTCGCGGTGGCCATGTAGATGTGTCCATTTTAGGAGTCCTCCAGGTAGATGAAAAAGGTCGTGTGGCAAACTGGGCTGTCCCTGGGAAGAGTGTATTAGGTGTCGGTGGAGCAATGGACTTGTTAGAGGGCTCAAGAAAAGTCATTGTCACCACTTTACACACCACCAAAGAAGGCGAATCTAAAATAGTAAAAGAATTACAGTACCCTATCACCTCACTTCGAAAAGTGGACCTAATCATAACGGAACTGGCAGTTTTCGAGGTGGATGAGGAAGGATTAGTCCTTATTGAAGTTTTACCTGGTCAAACTATCGAATCTGTCAAAGCAAAGACAGACGCGCGATTTATGATTGCTTTAAGCTGTAGGGAAAGTTTGGAGAATGAAAGGAGAGTGAAACAATAA
- a CDS encoding thiolase family protein, translating to MVVIVSALRTAVGKFGGALSSVPPEELLATVMNNNLSSVGYNSSIVNEVIIGQTKQSAETPNIARVAALKARFPEQVTGHTVQMQCGSGLQAVINGVMSIKTGQSEVVLAGGVECMSQAPYYFVGNRKGVKPGDLTLFDSNTRSQPCSQPQDLYGTFNMGQTAEWLAEKFEISREEQDLFALDSQEKALKALETERFSAEIVPISVPIGKGESLFFAVDEHPRRTSLEKLSTLKPAFKEGGTVTAGNSSGRNDGAAVLMLMSEEKAEKLGLTPLATIKSWAVSGVSPKEMGLGPVSASEKALEKAGLTVEEIDLIELNEAFAAQAIACLKHWPDLDRKKVNVNGGGIALGHPLGCSGARILVTLLHELQKTKLTYGLATLCIAGGQGIAMVVERWRER from the coding sequence ATGGTCGTTATTGTAAGTGCACTTAGAACGGCGGTCGGTAAATTTGGTGGTGCGCTTTCGTCAGTGCCACCAGAAGAATTGTTAGCTACTGTTATGAATAATAATTTATCTTCTGTTGGTTATAATTCTTCTATTGTAAATGAAGTAATAATTGGTCAAACAAAACAGAGTGCTGAAACTCCTAACATCGCAAGGGTAGCAGCATTAAAGGCCAGATTTCCAGAACAGGTGACTGGGCATACAGTACAAATGCAATGTGGTTCAGGACTTCAAGCCGTAATAAATGGAGTTATGTCCATCAAGACAGGTCAATCGGAGGTTGTTTTGGCAGGCGGAGTGGAATGTATGTCACAAGCACCATATTACTTTGTTGGAAATAGGAAGGGGGTAAAACCAGGGGATTTAACTTTATTTGATTCTAATACTCGTAGCCAACCATGCTCCCAGCCTCAAGATTTATATGGAACGTTTAATATGGGCCAAACAGCTGAATGGTTAGCAGAAAAATTTGAGATTTCTAGAGAAGAACAAGATCTCTTCGCACTTGATAGTCAAGAAAAAGCACTAAAAGCATTGGAGACCGAGCGATTTTCAGCTGAAATTGTGCCAATAAGTGTTCCTATTGGCAAGGGGGAAAGCTTGTTCTTTGCTGTTGATGAACATCCAAGAAGGACATCTCTTGAAAAATTATCCACCCTTAAGCCTGCCTTTAAGGAAGGGGGCACAGTGACAGCAGGTAATTCATCCGGTCGGAATGATGGGGCAGCGGTCTTAATGCTGATGAGTGAAGAAAAAGCAGAAAAACTGGGTCTTACCCCACTCGCAACTATTAAATCTTGGGCTGTGTCTGGTGTGTCGCCAAAAGAGATGGGCCTCGGTCCAGTTTCTGCCAGTGAAAAAGCTTTAGAGAAAGCTGGATTAACGGTAGAAGAGATTGATCTTATCGAATTGAATGAAGCGTTTGCTGCACAAGCAATTGCATGTCTAAAGCATTGGCCTGACCTAGACCGAAAAAAGGTAAATGTAAACGGCGGGGGGATTGCTTTAGGTCATCCACTAGGCTGTTCAGGTGCAAGAATCCTTGTTACCCTTCTTCATGAATTGCAAAAGACTAAGTTAACTTACGGACTGGCGACATTATGTATTGCAGGGGGCCAAGGAATTGCAATGGTAGTAGAGCGTTGGAGGGAAAGGTAG
- a CDS encoding LLM class flavin-dependent oxidoreductase: MEIGISTFVETTPDVQTGEVISHAQRIREVVEEIVLADQIGLDVFGVGEHHRKDYAASSPAVVLAAAASQTKRIRLTSAVTVLSSSDPVRVFHDFSTLDAISNGRAEIMAGRGSFIESFPLFGYNLRDYDELFEEKLDLLLKLRESEKVTWKGRHRPAITNLGVYPRPVQDPLPVWIGSGGNTESVIRAGVLGLPLVLAIIGGSPVRFAPLVKLYKRAAAQAGHDLSKLSVASHSHGFIAETTHLAADKFFPSTQQAMNVLGRERGWGHYDRSSFDAARSFEGALYVGDSETVAQKIIHLRKNVGITRFFLHVPVGTMPHEEVMKAIELLGKEVAPKVREEIAEWEGTNNS, from the coding sequence TTGGAGATAGGAATTAGTACCTTTGTAGAAACCACACCGGACGTTCAGACCGGAGAAGTAATAAGTCATGCACAGAGAATACGTGAAGTAGTCGAAGAAATTGTTCTCGCCGACCAAATTGGATTGGATGTGTTTGGCGTCGGGGAGCATCATCGAAAGGATTATGCAGCTTCTTCACCTGCAGTTGTTCTGGCTGCTGCAGCATCACAAACGAAGCGGATCCGGTTGACTAGTGCCGTTACGGTACTATCTTCTTCAGATCCAGTACGTGTATTTCATGATTTTTCTACACTTGATGCTATTTCAAATGGACGAGCAGAAATCATGGCCGGAAGGGGTTCCTTCATTGAATCGTTCCCGCTGTTTGGCTACAATCTAAGGGATTATGATGAATTATTCGAGGAGAAACTGGATCTCCTGTTAAAATTACGCGAGTCTGAGAAAGTAACTTGGAAAGGGAGGCATCGGCCAGCCATTACTAACCTTGGCGTGTATCCAAGACCTGTTCAAGACCCCCTCCCAGTATGGATTGGCAGTGGTGGAAACACGGAATCAGTTATTCGAGCAGGTGTCCTTGGCTTACCACTAGTTCTAGCCATTATTGGTGGAAGTCCAGTTAGATTTGCACCCTTGGTTAAACTTTACAAGAGAGCTGCAGCACAAGCAGGGCACGATTTGTCGAAACTATCTGTTGCCTCACACTCACATGGTTTTATCGCTGAAACAACTCATCTAGCAGCAGATAAATTTTTCCCTTCTACCCAGCAAGCTATGAATGTGCTAGGAAGGGAGCGGGGATGGGGACATTACGACCGTTCAAGCTTCGATGCAGCAAGAAGCTTTGAAGGAGCACTGTACGTTGGCGATTCAGAAACAGTTGCTCAAAAAATCATTCACCTTCGAAAGAATGTTGGAATCACACGTTTTTTCCTTCACGTTCCTGTAGGTACGATGCCTCATGAAGAGGTCATGAAAGCTATTGAACTGTTGGGTAAAGAGGTAGCGCCTAAGGTTCGAGAGGAAATCGCTGAGTGGGAAGGCACAAATAACAGTTGA
- a CDS encoding HAD family hydrolase, with protein sequence MNYKLVILDVDGTILPHGKTKLSHATKAAIQQLREKKIQLIIATGRAPYFSDSIIQETGVESMVFFNGSYAYHQGIEIYKSAINKQILEKVHLLSNDFQHPLTFLSGTSFKSTDLSHPYVIEAYQHDPWKPELAPAQFWTDEDIYQLFLHCDLEEELHYQTNVPELDFRRWSSGARTCDVNLSNSNKAVGITKLLEKLGIAPDEAVAFGDGLNDIEMLSLVGMGVAMGSGRDELKQVANMVTLSAEEDGVRYGLERLGLI encoded by the coding sequence ATGAATTACAAGTTAGTCATCTTAGATGTAGACGGAACGATCCTTCCTCATGGAAAAACAAAATTGAGTCACGCTACTAAGGCTGCGATCCAGCAGTTGAGGGAGAAAAAGATACAGCTTATCATCGCTACGGGGAGAGCACCCTATTTTTCAGATTCCATAATTCAAGAAACCGGAGTAGAATCCATGGTCTTTTTTAATGGGTCCTATGCTTATCACCAAGGGATAGAAATATATAAGAGCGCTATAAATAAACAGATTTTAGAAAAAGTACATTTATTATCAAATGATTTTCAGCATCCACTCACTTTCTTAAGCGGCACAAGCTTTAAGTCCACAGATCTAAGCCACCCATACGTGATTGAAGCGTACCAACACGATCCATGGAAGCCCGAGCTTGCACCCGCTCAATTTTGGACAGATGAAGACATATACCAATTATTCTTACATTGCGATTTGGAGGAAGAGCTTCACTATCAAACCAATGTACCCGAGTTAGATTTCAGAAGATGGAGTTCAGGAGCTAGAACCTGTGATGTTAATTTGTCTAACTCCAACAAAGCAGTTGGTATTACTAAACTATTAGAAAAACTAGGAATAGCACCCGACGAGGCTGTTGCATTTGGAGATGGCCTAAATGATATCGAAATGCTGTCCTTGGTTGGAATGGGAGTGGCTATGGGGTCTGGGCGCGATGAATTGAAACAAGTGGCCAATATGGTAACACTCTCAGCAGAAGAAGACGGAGTAAGATATGGTTTAGAACGTCTAGGATTAATCTAA
- a CDS encoding GNAT family N-acetyltransferase encodes MAIQYEVISEDNISCLKDLVNELMAYQKSKATIHPEFFDNMNFETRMIPSVNSAKYNYIVVAKDDDKIVGYVYSNISPKETYSNDFATFFDLDSVNNEDVGCLSQFYIKEGYRSLGIGSVLFEKSRDWLRSFPTIDDLFIFVSNGNDEALKFYEGKGFKISHQILDGFITVLRNT; translated from the coding sequence ATGGCTATCCAATACGAAGTAATTTCTGAAGATAATATTAGTTGCCTAAAGGATCTTGTAAATGAATTAATGGCTTATCAAAAATCTAAAGCAACCATTCATCCTGAATTTTTTGATAACATGAATTTTGAAACTAGAATGATCCCTTCTGTCAACAGCGCCAAATATAATTACATAGTAGTAGCAAAAGATGATGATAAAATTGTGGGATATGTGTATAGCAACATTTCACCAAAGGAAACGTATTCAAATGATTTTGCTACCTTTTTTGATCTTGACTCAGTTAATAATGAAGATGTCGGTTGTCTTTCACAGTTTTATATCAAGGAAGGTTATCGTAGCCTTGGCATTGGTTCCGTTTTATTCGAAAAGTCGAGGGATTGGTTACGTTCATTTCCGACAATTGATGATTTGTTTATTTTTGTATCAAACGGAAACGATGAAGCCTTAAAGTTCTATGAAGGGAAAGGTTTCAAAATAAGCCACCAGATCCTCGATGGGTTTATTACTGTTTTAAGGAATACTTGA
- a CDS encoding DUF3870 domain-containing protein — MIVTGYAKAPQGTSMHELYKHAGIVLEINHHSHTIEKADFTFVTGLTKEFFEKILIGYCLKDGIDPLVQKIKDHYFAPSQQAIIVALQSAVQRYWDHINNKI, encoded by the coding sequence GTGATTGTTACGGGTTATGCAAAAGCCCCTCAAGGGACATCCATGCATGAATTATATAAACATGCTGGAATTGTTTTGGAAATAAACCATCATAGTCATACCATAGAAAAAGCGGATTTCACTTTTGTGACTGGTCTAACTAAAGAATTTTTTGAAAAAATTCTCATTGGTTATTGTTTGAAAGATGGGATTGATCCTCTAGTCCAAAAAATAAAGGATCATTATTTCGCTCCATCCCAACAGGCGATCATTGTCGCACTCCAATCGGCAGTACAAAGATATTGGGACCATATTAATAATAAAATCTAG
- a CDS encoding NADP-dependent oxidoreductase, translating into MSKNVNRKILLASRPNGMPDASNFEIIESRIPEISEGEVLIRTLYLSVDPYMRGRMSDAKSYAKPYEVGEPFIGGMVGEIVESKNPRFQKGQYVEGRLEWAEYNVSDGSTIRKVNPELAPITTALHVLGMPGLTAYFGLMFIGQPKEGETVVVSGASGAVGTIVGQIAKLKGCRVVGIAGADDKCSFLTEELGFDAAINYKTVENLRKALKEACPSGVDVYFDNVGGKVSDAVMTLINFQSRTAICGQISQYNLEKPEIGPRVAGQLLTTSSLMKGFIVSDYADHNKEGLIQLSQWVKEGKIQYRENIVEGFENTVEAFLGLFRGDNIGKQLVKVAEE; encoded by the coding sequence ATGAGCAAGAATGTCAATCGAAAAATATTATTAGCTAGTCGTCCTAACGGAATGCCAGATGCAAGTAATTTTGAAATTATTGAGAGCCGGATTCCGGAAATTAGTGAGGGAGAGGTACTCATCCGTACTCTTTATCTATCAGTGGATCCTTATATGCGCGGTAGAATGTCGGATGCAAAATCCTATGCGAAACCTTATGAGGTGGGAGAACCATTTATTGGAGGTATGGTTGGAGAAATCGTTGAATCTAAAAATCCACGGTTTCAAAAGGGACAATATGTGGAAGGCCGCCTGGAGTGGGCAGAATATAATGTGTCAGATGGTAGTACCATTCGGAAGGTTAATCCTGAATTAGCGCCGATTACCACGGCCCTTCATGTACTAGGAATGCCTGGGTTAACTGCCTATTTTGGGTTAATGTTCATAGGACAGCCGAAGGAAGGGGAAACAGTAGTTGTTTCAGGAGCATCGGGAGCAGTTGGAACAATTGTTGGTCAAATTGCAAAGTTAAAAGGCTGCCGTGTAGTAGGAATTGCAGGAGCAGATGATAAATGTAGCTTTTTAACAGAAGAATTAGGCTTTGATGCTGCTATTAACTATAAAACAGTAGAAAACCTCCGCAAGGCACTAAAGGAAGCTTGTCCTTCAGGAGTCGATGTTTATTTCGACAATGTCGGAGGTAAAGTAAGTGATGCTGTAATGACATTGATTAACTTTCAGTCTCGAACAGCTATTTGCGGACAAATCTCGCAGTATAACTTAGAAAAGCCGGAGATAGGACCAAGGGTAGCGGGGCAACTGCTGACAACTAGTTCATTGATGAAAGGCTTTATTGTATCTGATTATGCAGATCATAATAAGGAAGGATTAATTCAGTTATCACAATGGGTAAAAGAAGGTAAGATTCAATACCGCGAGAATATCGTTGAAGGCTTTGAAAATACGGTGGAAGCATTTCTAGGACTATTCCGTGGAGATAACATTGGTAAACAGTTAGTGAAGGTAGCGGAGGAATAA
- a CDS encoding YetF domain-containing protein, producing the protein MNFFQSQESLTSFEWVLRAVVGFFFLVIVGKVLGQRAISQLRLLDFVIALVIGNIIAHPLSDQHLGLKGSIISTIVLVTLYLGGIFTILKWPWLRMLINSAPIPLVKDGEILYKGLKKARISVDLLLGELRKEKVADVTSVALAFWESDGTISIFLDPNYQPITPSTMQIKTEPFDLPKTIIKEGKIISNELEQIQKDEDWVISKLDNIYKTEIKDVLLATVDKNNNLKVFFYR; encoded by the coding sequence ATGAATTTTTTTCAAAGTCAAGAATCACTAACCTCATTTGAATGGGTTTTACGTGCTGTTGTTGGTTTTTTCTTCTTGGTCATCGTTGGTAAAGTTCTAGGACAACGTGCCATCTCCCAATTAAGATTGCTTGATTTTGTTATTGCTCTAGTCATTGGCAACATTATTGCCCATCCGTTGTCTGACCAGCATCTTGGGTTAAAAGGGTCCATCATTTCCACCATTGTTTTAGTAACCTTATATCTTGGTGGTATATTCACCATTCTTAAATGGCCATGGTTAAGAATGCTCATTAATAGTGCACCAATCCCACTCGTAAAAGATGGAGAGATTTTATATAAAGGCCTTAAAAAAGCAAGGATTTCTGTAGATTTGTTACTAGGGGAATTACGTAAGGAAAAAGTAGCAGATGTCACGAGCGTGGCATTAGCTTTTTGGGAGTCAGATGGTACAATATCCATTTTTCTAGATCCTAATTACCAACCCATTACACCATCGACCATGCAAATAAAGACAGAACCTTTCGATTTACCAAAGACGATTATTAAAGAAGGTAAAATCATTTCTAATGAGTTAGAACAAATACAAAAGGACGAAGATTGGGTTATCTCTAAATTAGATAATATATATAAAACTGAAATCAAAGACGTCTTGCTGGCAACTGTGGATAAAAATAATAACCTTAAGGTCTTTTTTTATCGGTAG
- a CDS encoding (2Fe-2S)-binding protein: protein MSNLSYMVCRCEEVSLDSLQEAINDGASTLQELKMATRAGMGICQGRICRTALECFIPNQKNGLLEHPSMLTIHQPTRPVSLSQIVAREIQR from the coding sequence ATGTCTAACCTTTCTTACATGGTGTGTCGTTGTGAGGAAGTTTCACTTGATAGTTTACAAGAGGCAATAAACGATGGAGCCAGTACCTTGCAGGAACTAAAAATGGCAACCCGTGCAGGGATGGGTATTTGTCAAGGTAGGATTTGCAGAACAGCATTGGAATGTTTCATTCCAAATCAAAAAAATGGGCTTCTGGAACATCCAAGTATGTTAACCATTCATCAGCCCACTCGTCCTGTTTCCCTATCACAAATTGTTGCAAGGGAGATACAAAGATGA